In one Rutidosis leptorrhynchoides isolate AG116_Rl617_1_P2 chromosome 8, CSIRO_AGI_Rlap_v1, whole genome shotgun sequence genomic region, the following are encoded:
- the LOC139862954 gene encoding putative recombination initiation defects 3 isoform X1 — MMKINKACDLSSISVLPPQSRRRGVSCSLRDMSSTLRNSQPPSQPQRSQQSFSQGISSQHNAIISQFSQNSQDETLTNDQLVISQDRENSVKRFSSLPLVNQTREENQMQMSRSSKGLMRKWGSGISEQKSQMSEELEHRIGTMEGSLSKFGMMLESLQTDILQVNKGTKELAIDMESIRQKLIAQDNSLQTINKGQEDVKSSLHGELKSISDQLKQDIRHQNSQEISNMLSGLQEKIGVFILNLRNDLSKSFTNEIRALGCKLKALDHTNPPPTFLPPRAVSNCVNPQGMFPQKKDFSPAVPPKVQLGTQIKVEMGSWNSVKREHANLKSRVYNEEHKCNPVSQTELERELRVDIESDEDINGGFTFFSDENETGKFLIDKAKEETERMLRKARRRKRKHCNTIIIN; from the exons ATGATGAAGATCAATAAGGCGTGTGATCTAAGCTCAATTTCTGTTCTTCCACCTCAATCAAG ACGAAGAGGTGTCTCATGTAGCCTGCGAGATATGTCTTCGACTTTAAGGAACAGCCAACCACCATCACAACCGCAGCGGTcacaacaatcattttctcagggAATTTCGTCTCAGCACAATGCTATTATCTCTCAGTTCTCGCAGAATTCTCAAGATGAGACGTTGACAAATGACCAG CTGGTTATTTCTCAAGATAGAGAGAATTCGGTGAAACGGTTTTCAAGCTTACCCCTTGTCAATCAGACACGTGAAGAAAATCAAATGCAGATGTCCCGATCTTCTAAAGGTCTAATGCGTAAATGGGGGTCAGGTATTTCTGAACAAAAAA GTCAGATGAGTGAAGAACTTGAGCACAGAATAGGAACAATGGAAGGCTCCCTAAGCAAGTTTGGGATGATGCTAGAATCTCTTCAGACAGATATATTGCAAGTCAATAAAGGAACAAAGGAATTAGCAATTGATA TGGAAAGCATACGTCAGAAGTTGATTGCACAAGACAACTCCCTGCAGACAATT AACAAGGGGCAAGAAGATGTAAAATCTAGCCTTCATGGGGAATTGAAGTCGATTTCTGATCAACTCAAACAAGATATACGTCACCAGAACTCACAAGAGATATCAAACATGCTCTCTGGTTTACAAGAAAAAATTGGTGTATTCATATTAAACTTACGTAATGATCTGTCCAAGTCTTTCACTAATGAAATCCGG GCACTGGGATGCAAGCTTAAAGCGTTGGACCATACAAATCCACCACCCACTTTTCTCCCACCAAGG GCTGTCAGCAATTGTGTCAATCCTCAGGGAATGTTCCCTCAAAAGAA GGATTTCAGTCCTGCAGTGCCTCCTAAGGTCCAGCTGGGAACTCAGATTAAAGTAGAAATGGGCAGCTGGAACTCAGTTAAACGTGAACATGCTAATCTTAAAAGTAGAGTTTACAACGAGGAACACAAATGCAACCCAGTATCTCAGACTGAACTG GAAAGAGAACTGAGAGTTGATATTGAATCTGATGAAGATATCAATGGAGGTTTCACCTTCTTTTCAGATGAAAACGAAACAG GGAAGTTTCTGATTGATAAAGCAAAGGAAGAAACTGAACGTATGCTAAGGAAAGCAAGGAGACGAAAAAGAAAACACTGcaatactataattataaattgA
- the LOC139862954 gene encoding putative recombination initiation defects 3 isoform X2, translating into MMKINKACDLSSISVLPPQSRRRGVSCSLRDMSSTLRNSQPPSQPQRSQQSFSQGISSQHNAIISQFSQNSQDETLTNDQLVISQDRENSVKRFSSLPLVNQTREENQMQMSRSSKGLMRKWGSGISEQKSQMSEELEHRIGTMEGSLSKFGMMLESLQTDILQVNKGTKELAIDMESIRQKLIAQDNSLQTINKGQEDVKSSLHGELKSISDQLKQDIRHQNSQEISNMLSGLQEKIGVFILNLRNDLSKSFTNEIRALGCKLKALDHTNPPPTFLPPRAVSNCVNPQGMFPQKNPAVPPKVQLGTQIKVEMGSWNSVKREHANLKSRVYNEEHKCNPVSQTELERELRVDIESDEDINGGFTFFSDENETGKFLIDKAKEETERMLRKARRRKRKHCNTIIIN; encoded by the exons ATGATGAAGATCAATAAGGCGTGTGATCTAAGCTCAATTTCTGTTCTTCCACCTCAATCAAG ACGAAGAGGTGTCTCATGTAGCCTGCGAGATATGTCTTCGACTTTAAGGAACAGCCAACCACCATCACAACCGCAGCGGTcacaacaatcattttctcagggAATTTCGTCTCAGCACAATGCTATTATCTCTCAGTTCTCGCAGAATTCTCAAGATGAGACGTTGACAAATGACCAG CTGGTTATTTCTCAAGATAGAGAGAATTCGGTGAAACGGTTTTCAAGCTTACCCCTTGTCAATCAGACACGTGAAGAAAATCAAATGCAGATGTCCCGATCTTCTAAAGGTCTAATGCGTAAATGGGGGTCAGGTATTTCTGAACAAAAAA GTCAGATGAGTGAAGAACTTGAGCACAGAATAGGAACAATGGAAGGCTCCCTAAGCAAGTTTGGGATGATGCTAGAATCTCTTCAGACAGATATATTGCAAGTCAATAAAGGAACAAAGGAATTAGCAATTGATA TGGAAAGCATACGTCAGAAGTTGATTGCACAAGACAACTCCCTGCAGACAATT AACAAGGGGCAAGAAGATGTAAAATCTAGCCTTCATGGGGAATTGAAGTCGATTTCTGATCAACTCAAACAAGATATACGTCACCAGAACTCACAAGAGATATCAAACATGCTCTCTGGTTTACAAGAAAAAATTGGTGTATTCATATTAAACTTACGTAATGATCTGTCCAAGTCTTTCACTAATGAAATCCGG GCACTGGGATGCAAGCTTAAAGCGTTGGACCATACAAATCCACCACCCACTTTTCTCCCACCAAGG GCTGTCAGCAATTGTGTCAATCCTCAGGGAATGTTCCCTCAAAAGAA TCCTGCAGTGCCTCCTAAGGTCCAGCTGGGAACTCAGATTAAAGTAGAAATGGGCAGCTGGAACTCAGTTAAACGTGAACATGCTAATCTTAAAAGTAGAGTTTACAACGAGGAACACAAATGCAACCCAGTATCTCAGACTGAACTG GAAAGAGAACTGAGAGTTGATATTGAATCTGATGAAGATATCAATGGAGGTTTCACCTTCTTTTCAGATGAAAACGAAACAG GGAAGTTTCTGATTGATAAAGCAAAGGAAGAAACTGAACGTATGCTAAGGAAAGCAAGGAGACGAAAAAGAAAACACTGcaatactataattataaattgA